One part of the Peptococcaceae bacterium 1198_IL3148 genome encodes these proteins:
- the rpiB gene encoding ribose 5-phosphate isomerase B: MKLAIGSDHAGFELKAAVIEYLNKEYPAIEVMDKGTYSNDSVDYPDLGLAVAEAVANGEAEKGILICGTGIGISIAANKVPGIRAANCHDKYTAQMCRQHNDANIMAFGSRVISKETAMEMVKTYLETDYAGGRHACRVEKITEIEQKYCR, from the coding sequence TTGAAATTGGCTATTGGCAGTGATCATGCAGGATTTGAACTAAAGGCAGCGGTAATTGAATATCTAAACAAAGAATATCCTGCCATTGAAGTGATGGATAAAGGTACCTACTCCAACGATTCGGTGGATTACCCAGATTTGGGGTTGGCAGTGGCCGAAGCGGTGGCCAACGGTGAGGCGGAAAAGGGTATACTGATTTGTGGCACCGGCATTGGCATTAGCATTGCCGCCAACAAAGTGCCCGGCATTCGGGCGGCAAACTGCCACGACAAATACACCGCCCAAATGTGTCGCCAACACAACGATGCTAACATTATGGCCTTTGGTTCCAGAGTAATATCCAAGGAAACCGCCATGGAGATGGTTAAAACCTACCTGGAAACCGATTACGCCGGGGGCAGACACGCCTGTCGGGTGGAGAAAATTACAGAAATCGAGCAGAAGTATTGCCGTTAA